A genomic stretch from Caulobacter sp. FWC2 includes:
- the ptsP gene encoding phosphoenolpyruvate--protein phosphotransferase, giving the protein MSNLVLTSPLNGWIAPLDEAPDAVFAERMLGDGLAIDPFGSTLHAPCDAVVVTVHRARHAVTLRAANGAEILMHVGLETVALNGEGFSVFVQDGQSVKAGDTLLGFDLDLLAQKARSLITPVVITNLDAFQIVRRDQDRALSVGDFLMELSPANLPGEGGAVAASPVSAGEISREVVVPLVHGIHARPAARIAETARQFEAEVALVAVNRRASAKSPVGVMSLAIRHGDALQVVASGLDAEAAIQAVADLIEGGMGEGGPVAAQSAPPVETETPVAPAELPRDGVLKGVLAAPGLAIGKAVRLAAADIVVREAGEGVAHEEAALAAALDTVRSKIEANAAKGDKARKAILGAHLAFLEDPELSAGARRLIGEGKSAGFAWRSAVGGYVEALRGLGDRRLAERVDDLVDLERQVLRALTGEEDEGAVLPPGSILLADELLPSQLMGVDPAAVAGFATARGGPTSHVAILAAAMGIPALVALGGALLKVKDGAALILDADGGTLRVAPDAPALEAAQTALAQRQERRAAAQAAAHEACVTQDGVRIEVFANTGSVSDALAAVAHGAEGCGLLRTEFLFLERDTPPDEDEQARQYQAIADALEGRPLIIRTLDVGGDKAAPYLPIPAEENPALGLRGVRVSLWRPHLLKTQLRAILRVRPFGQCKIMVPMIASLDELRAVRAVLEEAKRELGVTDRVELGVMIETPAAAVTADLLAAEADFLSIGTNDLTQYVLAMDRGNPELAARIDALHPAVLRMIDQTCRGAQKHQRWVGVCGGLASEVAATPILLGLGVTELSTTASIAPEVKARVRGLSLEACRDLARQALGQTSPEAVRALVKSHLSIGAGA; this is encoded by the coding sequence GTGTCCAACCTCGTACTCACCTCGCCGCTGAACGGCTGGATTGCGCCGCTGGATGAGGCGCCGGATGCGGTGTTCGCCGAGCGGATGCTGGGGGACGGGTTGGCGATTGATCCGTTCGGTTCGACCTTGCACGCGCCGTGCGACGCGGTGGTCGTCACCGTGCATCGCGCCCGCCACGCCGTGACGCTGCGGGCGGCCAACGGGGCCGAGATCCTGATGCATGTGGGGCTGGAGACCGTGGCCCTGAACGGCGAGGGCTTCAGTGTCTTCGTCCAGGACGGCCAGAGCGTGAAGGCCGGCGACACGCTGCTGGGGTTCGACCTCGACCTGCTGGCCCAGAAGGCCCGCAGCCTGATCACCCCGGTGGTGATCACCAATCTGGACGCCTTCCAGATCGTCCGCCGCGACCAGGATCGCGCGCTGAGCGTCGGCGACTTCCTGATGGAGTTGTCGCCAGCCAATCTTCCAGGGGAGGGCGGCGCGGTGGCCGCCAGCCCGGTCAGCGCCGGCGAGATCTCTCGCGAGGTTGTTGTTCCCCTGGTCCATGGCATCCACGCCCGTCCCGCCGCCCGCATCGCCGAGACGGCTCGCCAGTTCGAGGCCGAGGTCGCGCTGGTGGCGGTCAACCGCCGCGCCAGCGCCAAGAGCCCGGTGGGCGTGATGTCCCTGGCCATCCGCCATGGCGACGCCCTCCAGGTCGTGGCCTCGGGGCTGGACGCCGAGGCGGCGATCCAGGCGGTGGCAGACCTGATCGAAGGCGGCATGGGCGAGGGCGGTCCGGTGGCCGCCCAGAGCGCCCCGCCCGTCGAGACCGAGACGCCTGTGGCGCCGGCCGAACTGCCGCGTGACGGCGTGCTGAAGGGCGTGCTGGCCGCGCCGGGCCTGGCGATCGGCAAGGCCGTGCGCCTGGCGGCCGCCGACATCGTCGTGCGCGAAGCCGGCGAAGGCGTCGCCCACGAGGAGGCCGCTCTGGCCGCCGCCCTCGACACCGTCCGATCGAAGATCGAAGCCAACGCCGCCAAAGGCGACAAGGCCCGCAAGGCGATTCTCGGCGCCCACCTGGCCTTCCTCGAAGATCCTGAACTCTCCGCCGGCGCCCGCCGCCTGATCGGCGAAGGCAAGAGCGCCGGTTTTGCCTGGCGATCGGCGGTCGGCGGTTATGTCGAAGCCCTGCGCGGCCTGGGCGACCGCCGCCTGGCCGAGCGCGTAGACGACCTCGTCGACCTCGAGCGCCAGGTCCTTCGCGCGCTCACTGGCGAAGAAGACGAAGGCGCGGTCCTGCCGCCCGGTTCGATCCTGCTGGCCGACGAACTGCTGCCCTCGCAGTTGATGGGCGTGGATCCCGCCGCCGTGGCGGGCTTCGCCACCGCGCGCGGCGGTCCGACCTCGCACGTGGCGATCCTGGCTGCGGCCATGGGTATCCCGGCGCTGGTGGCCCTTGGCGGCGCGCTGCTGAAGGTCAAGGACGGCGCCGCGCTGATCCTGGACGCCGACGGCGGGACCTTGCGGGTCGCGCCCGATGCGCCCGCTCTGGAAGCCGCCCAGACCGCCCTGGCCCAACGCCAGGAACGCCGCGCCGCCGCCCAGGCCGCCGCCCACGAGGCGTGTGTCACCCAGGACGGCGTCCGCATTGAGGTGTTCGCCAACACCGGCTCGGTCAGCGACGCCCTGGCCGCCGTGGCCCATGGCGCCGAAGGCTGCGGTCTTCTCCGCACCGAGTTTCTGTTCCTGGAGCGCGACACCCCGCCGGACGAGGACGAGCAGGCCCGCCAGTACCAGGCCATCGCCGACGCCCTGGAAGGTCGGCCGCTGATCATCCGCACGCTGGACGTCGGCGGCGACAAGGCCGCGCCCTACCTGCCGATCCCGGCCGAGGAGAACCCGGCGCTGGGCCTGCGCGGCGTCCGCGTCAGCCTGTGGCGGCCGCACCTGCTGAAGACCCAGCTGCGCGCCATCCTGCGCGTTCGACCTTTCGGCCAATGCAAGATCATGGTCCCGATGATCGCCAGCCTGGACGAGCTGCGCGCCGTCCGCGCCGTGCTGGAAGAGGCCAAGCGCGAGCTGGGCGTCACCGACAGGGTCGAGCTTGGCGTGATGATCGAGACGCCCGCCGCCGCCGTCACCGCCGACCTGCTCGCCGCCGAGGCCGACTTCCTGTCGATCGGCACCAACGACCTGACCCAATATGTGCTGGCCATGGACCGGGGCAATCCGGAGCTGGCCGCCCGCATCGACGCCCTGCATCCGGCGGTGCTGCGGATGATCGACCAGACCTGCCGTGGGGCGCAGAAGCATCAGCGCTGGGTCGGCGTCTGCGGGGGGCTGGCCTCCGAGGTCGCCGCCACGCCGATCCTGCTGGGCCTGGGCGTCACGGAGCTGTCGACCACGGCCTCGATCGCCCCTGAGGTGAAGGCCCGCGTGCGCGGCCTCTCGCTCGAGGCCTGTCGTGACCTGGCCCGGCAGGCGCTGGGCCAGACGTCTCCCGAGGCGGTCCGGGCCCTCGTGAAGTCTCATCTTTCTATTGGGGCAGGAGCCTGA
- a CDS encoding family 20 glycosylhydrolase: MTKTPLRIIAVSAFALAAVLATSAMADSAGLTLTPAPAKAVRAEGAFKLSAATRIHVAKGDVEARGVAQQLADLIQRSRGFKPAVVEGPPAVGEAAIVLTREGPAGEAYKLDVSSTTVTIAAAKRAGLFYGAMSLWQLATPDAAKGPVALPAASIEDAPRFAWRGLMVDSARHYQSLDTLKAVIDAMAAHKLNTFHWHLVDDQGWRLEIKKYPKLTQVGAWRTDPGAARAYPRYGGFYTQEQARELVAYAAARNITVVPEIETPGHALAPIVAYPGLGTAAPDASRMGDWGVFPWLYNTDDATFAFLDDVLNEVMDIFPSTFIHIGGDEAVKDQWKASPKIQAKIKELGLKDEHELQSWFIQRVGKTLDKRGRRLIGWDEILEGGLAPNATVMSWRGIDGAIAAAKQGHDTVLSPHPTLYLDNRQSKSPEEPTGRGHVSSLKDVYAFDPAPAQLTPDERKHILGVQANVWTEHMQTDMRMELMAFPRAVALAERGWSSEAAANWDDFARRMPAEMARLQILGVAANTVPFEPQGSPSEGEGGKTQIALSNGLGIGEIRYTTDGMAPTATSTPYAGALTLASGATVKAQTFVDGQALGRARSWTITPALLDTRVSGQLKLCTEKVPLTLIDDAPAAFDKRPMMVVDIFNPCWIWEGAKLDKGAVLTARITQIPFNFQVGKERGNIPLRPPATPGGELEVRLGCVGERIAAIPLGDAARNAGLSTVTAPLPARAGKTDLCLTFTSKTLDPFWVIERVTLKPAN, translated from the coding sequence GTGACCAAGACCCCGCTCCGCATCATCGCCGTCTCGGCGTTTGCCCTGGCTGCCGTACTAGCGACGAGCGCCATGGCCGACTCCGCCGGCCTGACCCTGACCCCCGCGCCGGCCAAGGCGGTTCGCGCCGAAGGGGCCTTCAAGCTCTCCGCCGCCACGCGCATCCATGTGGCGAAGGGCGATGTCGAGGCGCGAGGCGTCGCGCAACAGCTAGCCGACCTCATCCAGCGCTCGCGCGGCTTCAAACCCGCCGTGGTGGAAGGCCCGCCCGCCGTCGGTGAAGCCGCCATCGTCCTGACCCGCGAAGGGCCTGCGGGCGAGGCCTACAAACTGGACGTCTCTTCGACGACCGTGACCATCGCCGCCGCCAAGCGCGCGGGCCTGTTCTACGGCGCCATGTCGCTGTGGCAGCTGGCGACGCCGGACGCGGCCAAGGGCCCGGTCGCCTTGCCCGCCGCGTCGATCGAGGACGCCCCGCGCTTCGCCTGGCGGGGGCTGATGGTCGACAGCGCTCGTCACTATCAGTCGCTCGACACGCTGAAGGCGGTCATCGACGCCATGGCGGCCCATAAGCTCAACACCTTCCACTGGCACCTGGTGGACGACCAGGGCTGGCGGCTGGAGATCAAGAAATATCCGAAGCTGACCCAGGTCGGCGCCTGGCGCACTGATCCGGGCGCGGCGCGCGCCTATCCGAGGTACGGCGGCTTCTACACCCAGGAGCAGGCGCGCGAGCTGGTGGCCTACGCCGCCGCCCGCAACATCACCGTCGTGCCGGAGATCGAGACGCCCGGCCACGCCCTGGCGCCGATCGTCGCCTATCCGGGCCTGGGCACGGCCGCGCCGGACGCCTCGCGCATGGGGGACTGGGGCGTGTTCCCCTGGCTCTACAACACCGACGACGCGACCTTCGCCTTCCTCGACGACGTGCTGAACGAGGTGATGGATATCTTCCCGTCGACCTTCATCCACATCGGCGGCGACGAGGCGGTCAAGGACCAGTGGAAGGCCAGTCCAAAGATCCAGGCCAAGATTAAGGAGCTCGGCCTCAAGGACGAGCACGAGCTGCAGAGCTGGTTCATCCAGCGGGTCGGCAAGACGCTGGACAAACGCGGCCGCCGCCTGATCGGCTGGGACGAGATCCTCGAAGGCGGCCTTGCTCCGAATGCGACCGTGATGTCGTGGCGCGGCATCGACGGCGCCATCGCCGCCGCCAAGCAGGGCCACGATACGGTGCTGTCGCCGCATCCGACGCTCTATCTCGACAACCGCCAGAGCAAGTCGCCCGAGGAGCCGACCGGTCGCGGCCACGTCTCCAGCCTGAAGGACGTCTACGCCTTCGATCCGGCCCCGGCTCAGCTGACCCCGGACGAGCGCAAGCACATCCTGGGCGTCCAGGCCAATGTCTGGACCGAGCACATGCAGACCGACATGCGCATGGAGCTGATGGCCTTCCCGCGCGCCGTGGCCCTGGCCGAGCGCGGCTGGTCGTCGGAAGCGGCCGCGAACTGGGACGACTTCGCCCGCCGCATGCCGGCAGAAATGGCGCGCCTCCAGATCCTGGGCGTCGCCGCCAATACCGTGCCGTTCGAGCCGCAAGGTTCGCCTTCGGAAGGGGAGGGGGGCAAGACCCAGATCGCCCTCTCGAACGGCCTCGGCATCGGCGAGATCCGCTACACAACCGATGGCATGGCCCCGACGGCGACCTCGACGCCCTATGCCGGCGCCCTGACGCTGGCCAGCGGCGCGACGGTGAAGGCCCAGACCTTCGTCGACGGCCAGGCCCTGGGCCGCGCGCGGTCGTGGACGATCACGCCCGCCCTGCTGGACACCCGCGTCAGCGGCCAGCTGAAGCTCTGCACCGAAAAGGTGCCGCTGACCCTGATCGACGATGCGCCCGCCGCCTTCGACAAGCGGCCGATGATGGTGGTCGACATCTTCAACCCGTGCTGGATCTGGGAAGGCGCCAAGCTGGACAAGGGCGCGGTGCTGACCGCCCGGATCACCCAGATCCCGTTTAACTTCCAAGTTGGCAAGGAGCGCGGCAACATCCCGCTCCGCCCGCCGGCCACGCCGGGCGGCGAGCTGGAGGTGCGCCTGGGCTGCGTGGGCGAGCGCATCGCCGCGATCCCGCTGGGCGACGCCGCCAGGAACGCGGGCCTGTCCACGGTGACGGCGCCTTTGCCGGCGCGCGCGGGCAAGACCGATCTGTGCTTGACCTTCACGTCCAAGACCCTCGATCCCTTCTGGGTGATCGAGCGCGTGACCCTGAAGCCCGCGAACTGA
- a CDS encoding TonB-dependent receptor — MSNFRKSVLAVSVSAMAVMAAAPALAQDNSTVDEVVVTGIRASLLQSIESKRRANAIVDVVTAEDVGKFPSSNVAEALTIVPGVTVDRAFGQGEKVGILGTDPALNRTLLNGQTVASADWFILDSPGRTFNYALLAPQIVGKVEVFKSPEARIDEGSIGGTVIVNTRKPLDLKAGLVAGAVSYLYTDRSKKGDAQGSLLLSWKNDAQTFGASVSVQRAKDQLRRDGVESYGTMAANQWAGGNPDNPVDSRTRGCTGSCATTLTSNLTARSPNAFGASYFEQDRTRTTYTTALQWKPTDALSFDFNWMKIKADYDNTNQSMYAFQGNTWNSLGALTGLTVNNGVVSKASFNNALSVLDVQYREAELKSDTYHLKGQYKADGWDVSGEIGKSTADGGTKRQVFLEFLNWANYTVDISGAPKSPGSLTYTTNVMGNPSAFATDPGWSGNLVSKPTSDEEKYAQVDLGKDFDGVIQRVQVGYKRREHQTGQQYSGIAITGVAAPASLFNPSTVPSNYLKGFDGVGEQMSNRFRIDGQSMVSYVDSGKWLAPGAAMPKPSIFAAAEFTAGNWNIEENIDALYAQANFKADNVRGNFGVRYVKTSVNSAGYVCKPGAACNAAADWTWATTKKSYDNVLPSVNIIVDARQDLVFRFAAAQVIARPNYADMTNYFWLSDGILTGGGGNPALEPYKSSNVNASAEWYFQPQAILSAEVFYKDISNYILTRTQPESYFNQSQGKVTTYQISRPFNAGSAEVKGLAVAYQQNFAYGFGLLANYTYADGSGQGGAPLPYNSKNQINLSPFYEHGPFSARATFNWRSKYFTGVDRGDDMFVKASKTLDATVGYAINQNITMSVSGQNLLDSEYYAYANTTALPRGVYRTGRKLQATLNVSF, encoded by the coding sequence ATGTCTAATTTCCGCAAATCCGTGCTGGCCGTATCGGTCAGCGCCATGGCCGTCATGGCCGCCGCGCCGGCGCTGGCGCAAGATAACAGCACCGTCGATGAGGTGGTCGTCACCGGCATCCGCGCCTCGCTGCTGCAATCCATAGAGTCCAAACGCCGCGCCAACGCCATCGTCGACGTCGTCACCGCCGAGGACGTGGGCAAGTTTCCAAGCTCCAACGTCGCCGAAGCCCTGACCATCGTTCCCGGCGTCACCGTCGACCGCGCCTTTGGTCAAGGTGAAAAGGTCGGCATCCTGGGCACGGACCCGGCGCTGAACCGCACCCTGCTCAACGGCCAGACCGTCGCGTCCGCCGACTGGTTCATCCTGGATTCTCCGGGCCGTACGTTCAACTACGCCCTGCTGGCCCCGCAGATCGTCGGCAAGGTCGAGGTCTTCAAATCCCCCGAAGCGCGCATCGACGAAGGCAGCATCGGCGGCACGGTCATCGTCAATACCCGCAAGCCGCTGGACCTGAAGGCGGGCCTGGTTGCTGGCGCGGTGAGCTATCTTTACACCGACCGCTCCAAGAAGGGCGACGCCCAGGGCTCGCTGCTGCTGAGCTGGAAGAACGACGCCCAGACCTTCGGGGCCAGCGTCTCGGTGCAGCGCGCCAAGGACCAGCTGCGCCGCGACGGCGTCGAAAGCTACGGCACCATGGCCGCCAACCAGTGGGCCGGCGGCAACCCGGACAACCCGGTCGACTCGCGGACCAGGGGCTGCACCGGCTCGTGCGCCACGACCCTGACCTCGAACCTGACGGCCCGCAGCCCGAACGCCTTCGGCGCCTCGTACTTCGAGCAGGACCGCACCCGCACCACCTACACCACGGCCCTGCAGTGGAAGCCGACCGACGCCCTGTCGTTCGACTTCAACTGGATGAAGATCAAGGCTGACTACGACAACACCAACCAGTCGATGTACGCCTTCCAGGGCAACACCTGGAACAGCCTGGGGGCCCTGACGGGCCTGACGGTCAACAACGGCGTCGTCAGCAAGGCCTCGTTCAACAACGCGCTGAGCGTGCTGGACGTGCAGTATCGCGAAGCCGAGCTGAAATCCGACACCTACCACCTGAAGGGCCAGTACAAGGCCGACGGCTGGGACGTGTCGGGCGAGATCGGCAAGTCGACCGCCGACGGCGGCACCAAGCGCCAGGTCTTCCTCGAGTTCCTGAACTGGGCCAACTACACCGTCGACATCAGCGGCGCGCCCAAGAGCCCGGGCAGCCTGACCTACACGACCAACGTCATGGGCAACCCGTCGGCCTTTGCGACCGATCCGGGCTGGAGCGGCAACCTGGTCAGCAAGCCGACCAGCGACGAAGAAAAGTACGCCCAGGTCGACCTGGGCAAGGACTTCGACGGCGTCATCCAGCGCGTCCAGGTCGGCTACAAGCGTCGTGAGCACCAGACCGGCCAGCAGTATTCGGGCATCGCCATCACCGGCGTCGCCGCCCCGGCCTCGCTGTTCAACCCGTCGACCGTGCCCAGCAACTACCTGAAGGGCTTCGACGGCGTCGGCGAGCAGATGTCGAACCGCTTCCGCATCGACGGCCAGTCGATGGTCTCGTACGTCGACAGCGGCAAGTGGCTGGCTCCGGGCGCCGCCATGCCCAAGCCGTCGATCTTCGCCGCCGCCGAGTTCACGGCCGGCAACTGGAACATCGAAGAAAACATTGACGCGCTGTACGCCCAGGCCAACTTCAAGGCCGACAACGTGCGCGGCAACTTCGGCGTCCGCTACGTGAAGACCTCGGTGAACAGCGCCGGCTATGTCTGCAAGCCCGGCGCGGCCTGCAACGCCGCCGCCGACTGGACCTGGGCGACGACGAAGAAGAGCTACGACAACGTCCTGCCCAGCGTGAACATCATCGTCGACGCCCGCCAGGACCTGGTGTTCCGCTTCGCGGCCGCCCAGGTGATCGCCCGCCCGAACTATGCCGACATGACCAACTACTTCTGGCTGTCGGACGGCATCCTGACGGGCGGCGGCGGCAACCCGGCGCTGGAGCCCTACAAGTCGAGCAACGTCAACGCCTCGGCCGAGTGGTACTTCCAGCCGCAAGCCATCCTGTCGGCCGAAGTGTTCTACAAGGACATCTCGAACTACATCCTGACGCGCACGCAGCCGGAATCCTACTTCAACCAGTCGCAAGGCAAGGTCACGACCTATCAGATCAGCCGTCCGTTCAACGCGGGCTCGGCCGAAGTGAAGGGCCTGGCGGTCGCCTATCAGCAGAACTTTGCCTACGGCTTCGGCCTGCTGGCCAACTACACCTACGCCGACGGCTCCGGCCAGGGCGGCGCGCCGCTGCCGTACAACTCGAAGAACCAGATCAACCTCAGCCCCTTCTATGAACACGGTCCGTTCTCGGCCCGGGCGACGTTCAACTGGCGCTCGAAGTACTTCACGGGTGTCGATCGCGGCGACGACATGTTCGTCAAGGCGTCGAAGACCCTGGATGCGACGGTCGGCTACGCGATCAACCAGAACATCACCATGTCGGTCTCGGGCCAGAACCTGCTGGACAGCGAGTACTACGCCTACGCCAACACCACGGCCCTGCCGCGCGGCGTCTACCGCACCGGCCGCAAGCTGCAGGCCACGCTGAACGTCAGCTTCTAG
- a CDS encoding GntR family transcriptional regulator, with the protein MTFAERIGRLDAKDDHAPLYKQLQRALREAIQTKVLAPDDALPAERDLAEEFSISRITVRKALDGLVSEGLLTRRQGAGTFVAARVEKSFSKLSSFTEDMISRGRTPRSEWISRAEGQVTPEESLTLGLSPGTPVYRFARIRYADGAPMAVEYTTIAAFALASTEVVGVSLYEALEATGHRPVRALQRLRAVLFQAEQADLLGVPVKDAGLLIERRGFLKDGRAVEVTQSYYRGDAYDFVAELNALS; encoded by the coding sequence ATGACGTTTGCTGAACGGATCGGGCGGCTCGACGCCAAGGACGATCACGCGCCGCTCTACAAGCAACTGCAGCGCGCTCTGCGAGAGGCCATCCAGACAAAGGTCCTCGCGCCCGACGACGCCCTGCCCGCCGAGCGGGATCTAGCCGAGGAGTTCAGCATCTCGCGCATCACCGTGCGCAAGGCGCTGGACGGCTTGGTCAGCGAAGGCCTGCTGACGCGCCGACAAGGCGCCGGCACCTTCGTCGCCGCACGCGTGGAAAAGAGCTTCTCCAAGCTGTCGTCCTTCACCGAGGACATGATCTCGCGCGGCCGCACGCCTCGCAGCGAATGGATCAGCCGCGCCGAGGGCCAGGTCACCCCCGAGGAGTCGCTGACCCTTGGCCTGTCGCCCGGCACGCCGGTCTATCGCTTCGCCCGGATCCGCTATGCGGACGGCGCGCCGATGGCCGTGGAGTACACCACCATCGCGGCCTTCGCCCTGGCCTCCACCGAAGTCGTCGGCGTGTCGCTGTACGAGGCGCTGGAGGCCACCGGCCACCGTCCCGTGCGCGCGCTGCAACGCCTGCGCGCGGTGCTGTTCCAGGCCGAGCAGGCTGACCTGCTGGGCGTGCCCGTCAAGGACGCCGGCCTGCTGATCGAGCGGCGCGGCTTCCTGAAGGACGGCCGGGCCGTGGAGGTCACCCAATCCTACTATCGCGGCGATGCATACGACTTCGTCGCGGAACTGAACGCCCTGTCGTGA
- a CDS encoding SIS domain-containing protein yields the protein MEATVLIRPETPAPARLSPEATRMFLEAGEASAVVAAQLAANAGAIEALAERLRANPPRVVVTCARGSSDHAATFARYLIETRAGVLTSSAGLSVSSVYDASPNLDGALVLAISQSGKSPDLLASVKAAKAAGAYAVALVNVVDSPLAQLADAVIPLHAGPELSVAATKSYIAALAAITQLIAAWRQDDELTQALATLPDALAQAWALDWTPAVERLTPARNLYVLGRGVGFAVALEAALKFKETCGLHAEAFSAAEVLHGPMALVKDGFPVLVFAQNDESRASVDDMATGLRERGADVLIAAPNRTEMGEAGGGVLPTLSSHPVLEPILMIQSFYRMANALSVARGYDPDSPPHLNKVTETL from the coding sequence TTGGAGGCGACTGTCTTGATCCGTCCTGAGACCCCCGCGCCCGCGAGGTTGTCGCCTGAAGCCACGCGCATGTTCCTGGAAGCGGGCGAGGCCTCGGCGGTCGTGGCCGCGCAGCTGGCGGCCAACGCCGGCGCGATCGAGGCCCTGGCCGAGCGGCTGCGGGCCAATCCGCCGCGCGTGGTGGTGACCTGCGCGCGCGGCAGCAGCGACCACGCCGCCACCTTCGCCCGCTACCTGATCGAGACCAGGGCCGGGGTGCTGACCTCGTCGGCGGGCCTGTCGGTCAGCTCGGTCTATGACGCCTCGCCCAATCTGGACGGCGCGCTGGTTCTGGCCATCTCGCAGTCGGGCAAGAGCCCCGACCTGCTGGCCTCGGTGAAGGCGGCCAAGGCGGCCGGCGCCTATGCCGTGGCCCTGGTCAATGTGGTCGACTCGCCGCTGGCCCAGCTGGCCGACGCGGTGATCCCGCTGCACGCCGGTCCCGAGCTGTCGGTGGCCGCCACCAAGTCATATATCGCCGCCCTCGCGGCCATCACCCAGCTGATCGCCGCCTGGAGGCAGGACGATGAGCTGACCCAGGCTCTGGCGACCCTGCCCGACGCCCTGGCGCAGGCCTGGGCCCTGGACTGGACCCCGGCCGTCGAGCGCCTGACGCCGGCCCGCAACCTCTACGTCCTGGGCCGCGGCGTCGGCTTCGCCGTCGCCCTGGAGGCGGCCCTGAAGTTCAAGGAGACCTGCGGCCTGCACGCCGAGGCCTTCAGCGCCGCCGAGGTGCTGCATGGCCCCATGGCCCTGGTCAAGGACGGCTTCCCCGTCCTGGTCTTCGCCCAGAACGACGAGAGCCGCGCCAGCGTCGACGACATGGCCACGGGCCTGCGCGAGCGCGGCGCCGACGTGCTGATCGCCGCGCCCAATCGAACGGAAATGGGCGAGGCCGGCGGCGGCGTGCTGCCGACCCTGTCCAGCCACCCGGTCCTCGAGCCGATCCTGATGATCCAGAGCTTCTACCGCATGGCCAACGCCCTGTCGGTGGCGCGCGGCTACGACCCCGACAGCCCGCCCCACCTCAACAAGGTCACCGAAACCCTCTGA
- the nagA gene encoding N-acetylglucosamine-6-phosphate deacetylase — MLASLVNGRVLTEAGVVDGKAVLVENGVIAGVVEAGAVPPGAKRRDLNGGLLVPGYIDTQVNGGGGVLFNDSPTPEAIAAIGAAHRAYGTTGFLPTLISDDLSVVDRAMRATEAAIEQGVPGVLGIHIEGPFLNPKRKGIHDEGKFRVIDEDALALLTSLKVGQTLVTLAPERTTPEMIQRLADAGVRVAAGHTNALYKTMRQALDHGVTGFTHLFNAMSPLTSREPGAVGAALESTSAWCGIIVDGRHVDPTTLKIALRTRPLDRFMLVTDAMPTVGMADKRFVLQGRQIVVRDGVCVDDHGTLAGSDLDMAGAVRNAVAMLGVSLEDAVTMASAAPAAFLGLGAQRGKIAKGYAADFCLLDERLNVTATWIDGIAR; from the coding sequence ATGCTGGCCTCGCTTGTAAATGGCCGCGTCCTGACGGAAGCCGGCGTCGTCGACGGCAAGGCCGTGCTGGTCGAGAACGGCGTGATCGCCGGCGTCGTCGAGGCGGGCGCGGTTCCGCCAGGGGCCAAGCGGCGAGACCTTAACGGCGGCCTTCTGGTCCCCGGCTATATCGACACCCAGGTCAATGGCGGCGGCGGGGTGCTGTTCAACGACTCGCCCACGCCCGAGGCCATCGCCGCGATCGGCGCGGCCCACCGCGCCTATGGCACGACCGGGTTCCTGCCGACCCTGATCAGCGACGACCTCTCGGTGGTCGACCGGGCCATGCGGGCCACCGAAGCCGCCATCGAACAGGGCGTCCCCGGCGTGCTGGGCATCCACATCGAGGGCCCGTTCCTCAATCCCAAGCGCAAGGGCATCCATGACGAGGGCAAGTTCCGCGTCATCGACGAAGACGCCCTGGCCCTGCTGACCTCGCTGAAGGTCGGCCAGACCCTGGTCACCCTGGCCCCGGAGCGCACGACGCCGGAGATGATCCAGCGCCTGGCCGACGCCGGCGTGCGCGTCGCCGCCGGCCACACCAACGCGCTCTACAAGACCATGCGCCAGGCGCTGGACCACGGCGTGACCGGCTTCACCCACCTGTTCAACGCCATGTCGCCCCTGACCAGCCGCGAGCCGGGCGCGGTGGGCGCGGCGCTGGAGAGCACGAGCGCCTGGTGCGGCATCATCGTCGACGGCCGCCACGTCGACCCGACGACGCTGAAGATCGCCCTGCGCACCCGGCCGCTGGATCGGTTCATGCTAGTGACCGACGCCATGCCGACCGTGGGCATGGCCGACAAGCGGTTCGTCCTGCAGGGGCGCCAGATCGTCGTGCGCGACGGCGTCTGCGTCGACGATCACGGCACCCTGGCCGGCTCCGACCTCGACATGGCCGGCGCGGTGCGCAACGCCGTGGCGATGCTGGGCGTCAGCCTGGAAGACGCCGTGACCATGGCCTCGGCCGCCCCCGCCGCGTTCCTGGGCCTCGGCGCCCAGCGCGGCAAGATCGCCAAGGGTTATGCGGCCGACTTCTGCTTGCTGGATGAGCGGCTGAACGTCACGGCCACCTGGATCGATGGTATCGCGCGCTAA